One Danio rerio strain Tuebingen ecotype United States chromosome 22, GRCz12tu, whole genome shotgun sequence genomic window carries:
- the si:dkeyp-53d3.6 gene encoding uncharacterized protein isoform X1 yields the protein MLLISPLFPKYEALNVSELMDENEELADVEGTKQHVENDNQPEPRNEKSFACPQCEKTFKFKHHLRIHLRVHTGEKPYACEFCGHRFKYERSFQEHRRIHTGEKPYRCVHCGKTFAYKNTYKIHTRIHTGEQPYMCNQCEKSFTHARSLHAHLRTHSGEKPFPCEQCGKTFATAFAVRKHVKIHLKEKPYICTLCGKGFTEAGSLNIHQKRHIGVKDHICSECGKSFITSSELKVHQKFHNGEKPHKCSFCEKSFCQSGALKAHETSHTGEKPYHCSECQKRFSQFSSLRRHRMKKIACKNPHEQIL from the exons ATGCTACTTATTTCCCCACTTTTCCCAAAATACGAAGCTTTAAATG TTTCAGAGCTGATGGATGAAAACGAAGAACTGGCCGATGTGGAGGGGACAAAACAGCATGTTGAAAATGACAATCAACCAGAGCCGAGAAACGAAAAGTCATTCGCGTGCCCTCAATGTGAGAAGACCTTCAAATTTAAACACCATCTTCGAATCCACCTGAGAGTTCACACCGGGGAGAAGCCGTACGCTTGCGAATTTTGCGGACATCGTTTCAAATACGAGAGGAGTTTCCAGGAGCACCGGCGAATCCACACGGGGGAGAAACCGTATCGGTGCGTCCACTGCGGGAAGACGTTTGCTTATAAAAACACGTATAAGATCCACACGAGGATCCACACCGGCGAACAACCGTACATGTGCAACCAGTGCGAGAAGAGCTTCACGCATGCCCGATCTCTGCACGCGCACCTGCGCACTCATTCAGGAGAAAAACCGTTTCCGTGTGAGCAATGCGGGAAAACATTCGCCACCGCGTTCGCTGTGAGGAAGCACGTCAAGATTCATCTAAAGGAGAAACCCTACATTTGTACGCTGTGCGGGAAGGGCTTCACGGAGGCCGGCTCTCTGAACATTCACCAGAAAAGACACATCGGCGTTAAGGATCACATATGCAGCGAGTGCGGGAAGTCCTTCATCACCAGCAGCGAGCTGAAAGTGCACCAGAAGTTCCACAACGGCGAGAAACCGCACAAGTGTTCGTTCTGCGAGAAGAGCTTCTGCCAGTCGGGAGCGCTGAAAGCACACGAGACgtctcacaccggagagaaaccgtatcaCTGCAGCGAGTGCCAGAAGAGGTTCAGTCAGTTCAGCTCACTGCGCAGACACCGAATGAAAAAAATCGCCTgtaaaaacccacacgaacaaatACTATAG
- the si:dkeyp-53d3.6 gene encoding uncharacterized protein isoform X2 yields the protein MDENEELADVEGTKQHVENDNQPEPRNEKSFACPQCEKTFKFKHHLRIHLRVHTGEKPYACEFCGHRFKYERSFQEHRRIHTGEKPYRCVHCGKTFAYKNTYKIHTRIHTGEQPYMCNQCEKSFTHARSLHAHLRTHSGEKPFPCEQCGKTFATAFAVRKHVKIHLKEKPYICTLCGKGFTEAGSLNIHQKRHIGVKDHICSECGKSFITSSELKVHQKFHNGEKPHKCSFCEKSFCQSGALKAHETSHTGEKPYHCSECQKRFSQFSSLRRHRMKKIACKNPHEQIL from the coding sequence ATGGATGAAAACGAAGAACTGGCCGATGTGGAGGGGACAAAACAGCATGTTGAAAATGACAATCAACCAGAGCCGAGAAACGAAAAGTCATTCGCGTGCCCTCAATGTGAGAAGACCTTCAAATTTAAACACCATCTTCGAATCCACCTGAGAGTTCACACCGGGGAGAAGCCGTACGCTTGCGAATTTTGCGGACATCGTTTCAAATACGAGAGGAGTTTCCAGGAGCACCGGCGAATCCACACGGGGGAGAAACCGTATCGGTGCGTCCACTGCGGGAAGACGTTTGCTTATAAAAACACGTATAAGATCCACACGAGGATCCACACCGGCGAACAACCGTACATGTGCAACCAGTGCGAGAAGAGCTTCACGCATGCCCGATCTCTGCACGCGCACCTGCGCACTCATTCAGGAGAAAAACCGTTTCCGTGTGAGCAATGCGGGAAAACATTCGCCACCGCGTTCGCTGTGAGGAAGCACGTCAAGATTCATCTAAAGGAGAAACCCTACATTTGTACGCTGTGCGGGAAGGGCTTCACGGAGGCCGGCTCTCTGAACATTCACCAGAAAAGACACATCGGCGTTAAGGATCACATATGCAGCGAGTGCGGGAAGTCCTTCATCACCAGCAGCGAGCTGAAAGTGCACCAGAAGTTCCACAACGGCGAGAAACCGCACAAGTGTTCGTTCTGCGAGAAGAGCTTCTGCCAGTCGGGAGCGCTGAAAGCACACGAGACgtctcacaccggagagaaaccgtatcaCTGCAGCGAGTGCCAGAAGAGGTTCAGTCAGTTCAGCTCACTGCGCAGACACCGAATGAAAAAAATCGCCTgtaaaaacccacacgaacaaatACTATAG
- the si:dkeyp-53d3.3 gene encoding uncharacterized protein LOC562337, which translates to MSKPQEHTCEEKTKCKTSFICTECGKNLSCKRTFTCHMRIHTGEGPYICTQCGKCLSSSETFKFHMMIHSGEKPYTCTQCGMIFRQSPSLRRHLLLHTGEKRHKCDQCGKTFLRGAQLKIHRRVHTNEKPYSCSECGKGFIRPAHLRRHEKTHTGVREYMCFQCEKTFVTAGALKRHQMTHTGEKPYKCAHCDKLFTRTEHLKVHMRIHTGEKPCTCTRCGTSFAQLASLKYHMRSHTGEKQPE; encoded by the coding sequence ATGTCTAAACCACAGGAGCACACATGTGAAGAGAAGACCAAATGCAAGACCAGTTTCATCTGCACTGAGTGTGGCAAGAATCTGTCATGCAAGAGGACGTTTACGtgtcacatgaggattcacaccggagagggTCCATAcatctgcactcagtgtgggaagtgtCTGTCAAGCAGTGAGACTTTTAAGTTTCACATGATGATTCACagcggagagaaaccgtacacgtgCACGCAGTGTGGGATGATTTTCAGACAGTCGCCAAGCCTCAGGCGACACCTGCTgctccacactggagagaagcggCACAAGTGTGATCAATGCGGCAAGACTTTTTTGAGGGGTGCACAGCTGAAGATCCACCGTAGAGTTCATACAAATGAGAAGCCGTATTCGTGTTCTGAGTGTGGAAAGGGTTTCATACGGCCGGCTCATTTAAGACGACATGAGAAGAcccacactggtgtgagagagtacATGTGCTTCCAGTGTGAGAAGACTTTCGTTACAGCTGGAGCTTTAAAGCGACACCAGATgactcacaccggagagaaaccgtacaagtgtgcACACTGCGACAAGCTATTTACTCGGACTGAACATCTGAAagtacacatgaggatccacactggagagaaaccgtgcACTTGTACTCGGTGTGGGACGAGTTTCGCACAATTAGCAAGCCTTAAATATCACATGaggagccacactggagagaaacagCCCGAATGA
- the LOC100334104 gene encoding uncharacterized protein isoform X1, with protein sequence MVRGSFKNGFPLPVAFLQFAPAECSVLYLRHAVMSKPQESTCEEKTSACFTCTECGKSLSCKKTFKYHMMIHTGESPYTCTECGMGFKQLHSLNRHMMIHTGEKPYMCTQCGTSFRQLYYLNRHMMVHTGERPYKCDECSKTFLSAAHLKDHHRVHTKEKPYSCSECGKTFTRQTHLRRHEKIHSGVKKYKCFECDKAFITGEDLKRHLMIHTGEKPYSCPQCGRSFRGAPHLKKHMKIHSKEKRTK encoded by the exons ATGGTACGCGGCTCCTTTAAGAACGGCTTTCCGCTTCCGGTTGCGTTTCTTCAGTTTGCGCCTGCAGAG TGCAGTGTTCTTTATTTGAGACACGCCGTCATGTCTAAACCACAGGAGAGCACATGTGAAGAGAAGACGAGTGCATGTTTCACCTGCACGGAGTGCGGGAAGAGTCTGTCATGCAAGAAGACGTTCAAGTatcacatgatgattcacaccggagagagtCCGTACACGTGCACTGAGTGCGGGATGGGTTTCAAACAATTACACagccttaatcgacacatgatgatccacactggagagaaaccgtacatgtgcactcagtgtgggacgaGCTTCAGACAATTATACTACCTTAATCGGCACATGAtggtccacactggagagagaccgtacAAATGtgatgaatgcagcaaaacattccTGAGCGCTGCACATCTGAAGGACCATCATAGAGTTCATACAAAGGAGAAGCCTTATTCTTGTTCTGAGTGTGGGAAGACATTCACACGACAGACACATTTAAGACGACACGAGAAGATCCACAGCGGAGTGAAAAAGTATAAGTGCTTTGAGTGTGATAAGGCCTTTATAACGGGGGAAGACTTGAAACGACAcctgatgattcacactggagagaaaccgtacagctgccctcagtgtgggaggagtttcagaGGCGCACCACACCTTAAAAAGCACATGAAGATCCACAGTAAAGAGAAACGGACCAAATGA
- the LOC100334104 gene encoding uncharacterized protein isoform X2, producing the protein MSKPQESTCEEKTSACFTCTECGKSLSCKKTFKYHMMIHTGESPYTCTECGMGFKQLHSLNRHMMIHTGEKPYMCTQCGTSFRQLYYLNRHMMVHTGERPYKCDECSKTFLSAAHLKDHHRVHTKEKPYSCSECGKTFTRQTHLRRHEKIHSGVKKYKCFECDKAFITGEDLKRHLMIHTGEKPYSCPQCGRSFRGAPHLKKHMKIHSKEKRTK; encoded by the coding sequence ATGTCTAAACCACAGGAGAGCACATGTGAAGAGAAGACGAGTGCATGTTTCACCTGCACGGAGTGCGGGAAGAGTCTGTCATGCAAGAAGACGTTCAAGTatcacatgatgattcacaccggagagagtCCGTACACGTGCACTGAGTGCGGGATGGGTTTCAAACAATTACACagccttaatcgacacatgatgatccacactggagagaaaccgtacatgtgcactcagtgtgggacgaGCTTCAGACAATTATACTACCTTAATCGGCACATGAtggtccacactggagagagaccgtacAAATGtgatgaatgcagcaaaacattccTGAGCGCTGCACATCTGAAGGACCATCATAGAGTTCATACAAAGGAGAAGCCTTATTCTTGTTCTGAGTGTGGGAAGACATTCACACGACAGACACATTTAAGACGACACGAGAAGATCCACAGCGGAGTGAAAAAGTATAAGTGCTTTGAGTGTGATAAGGCCTTTATAACGGGGGAAGACTTGAAACGACAcctgatgattcacactggagagaaaccgtacagctgccctcagtgtgggaggagtttcagaGGCGCACCACACCTTAAAAAGCACATGAAGATCCACAGTAAAGAGAAACGGACCAAATGA
- the LOC100535676 gene encoding uncharacterized protein, giving the protein MSKPQGNTCEEKTKYKQCLICTECGKSLSCKKTFNRHMMIHSGEKPYTCTECGTGFRRLSRLKQHMMIHTGEKPYSCAQCGTSFRQLSSLNQHMLVHTGERPHTCAQCGASFRKSHHLRRHALIHTGEKPFGCTQCEKSFRQLYQLNRHTMIHTGEKTHVCTQCGKSFRDSPHLNQHMLVHTGGRPYTCAQCGENFRQLNQLKQHRLIHTGERPHRCDQCDKTFFWASQLRDHLRVHTNERPYSCPECGKRFKQQTGLRHHEKIHTGVREHMCSECEKTFITAGQLKQHEMIHTGEKPYTCTQCGQSFRQSAKLKQHMVIHTRKRSEPNDTPSPGSNHRL; this is encoded by the coding sequence ATGTCTAAACCACAGGGGAACACATGTGAAGAGAAGACAAAATACAAGCAATGTTTAATCTGCACTGAGTGCGGGAAGAGTCTGTCGTGCAAAAAGACGTTTAACCGTCACATGATGATTCACagcggagagaaaccgtacacatgCACCGAGTGTGGGACGGGTTTCAGACGACTATCAAGACTTAAACagcacatgatgatccacaccggagagaaaccgtactcATGTGCCCAGTGTGGGACGAGCTTCAGACAGTTATcctcccttaatcaacacatgctggtccacactggagagagaccacaCACGTGTGCTCAATGCGGGGCGAGTTTCAGAAAATCCCACCACCTTAGACGACACGCGctgattcacaccggagagaaaccattcggATGTACGcagtgtgagaagagtttcagACAGTTGTACCAACTTAATCGACACACgatgatccacaccggagagaaaacACACGTATGTActcagtgcgggaagagtttcagagACTCtccacaccttaatcaacacatgctGGTCCACACTGGAGGGAGACCGTACACGTGTGCTCAGTGCGGGGAGAATTTCAGACAACTAAACCAGCTTAAGCAGCACCggctgatccacactggagagaggccgcaCAGATGTGATCAATGCGACAAGACTTTCTTTTGGGCTTCACAGCTAAGGGACCATCTTAGAGTTCATACAAATGAGAGGCCTTATTCGTGTCCTGAGTGTGGGAAGCGCTTTAAACAGCAGACCGGTTTGAGACATCAtgagaagatccacactggagtgaGGGAGCACATGTGCTccgagtgtgagaagacttttattacagctggaCAATTGAAACAGCAcgagatgatccacactggagagaaaccgtacacatgcactcagtgtgggcaGAGTTTCAGGCAATCAGCTAAACTTAAACAACACATGGTGATCCACACTAGAAAAAGAAGTGAGCCAAATGACACACCCAGTCCTGGGagcaaccatagactgtaa